The Mytilus edulis chromosome 12, xbMytEdul2.2, whole genome shotgun sequence genome contains a region encoding:
- the LOC139499233 gene encoding uncharacterized protein, whose product MKALVMNVNGNNHKPKGVDLKPGKKRREVAVNIIKSYRPDLILAQEGKKIFYNVVCKECNDGVTKYDYVYNEETGILYNAVHWKKEMPKSDLVILYDALVHLNIISRESELKARFHALILKSKGPDGDFLCVTYHGRYTGKSEDEKLEILKDFLVLLLNYLESKPDLPLILGGDFNVEINNATLQTLLQNGKTKQMFKSLSVSSTDTSTPNPSQYGSEDTKMRFGLGRFPLKPSNSDLYLVPYKPTGNRANIYDHFIVSTTVIVNEIQAVDVFQMIAQLFPDVLEEHYKVILDHDSIFVTFKVDFRQM is encoded by the coding sequence ATGAAGGCTTTAGTAATGAATGTTAATGGGAATAACCATAAACCAAAAGGAGTAGATTTAAAGCCAGGAAAAAAACGAAGAGAAGTAGCCGTTAACATCATAAAATCCTATAGACCTGACTTGATTCTTGCTCAGGAAGGAAAGAAGATATTTTATAACGTGGTCTGCAAAGAATGTAACGATGGAGTCACTAAATATGACTATGTATATAATGAGGAAACAGGAATACTTTACAATGCTGTACACTGGAAAAAAGAAATGCCAAAGTCTGATCTTGTTATATTGTATGATGCTCTTGTACACCTCAACATCATATCTAGAGAAAGTGAGTTGAAAGCCAGATTCCATGCTTTGATATTAAAGTCAAAAGGACCTGATGGCGATTTTCTCTGTGTAACCTATCATGGTCGTTACACAGGAAAATCTGAAGACGAGAAGCTAGAAATTCTTAAAGACTTCTTGGTACTACTACTCAATTATCTTGAAAGTAAACCTGATTTACCACTAATTTTAGGTGGTGATTTCAATGTAGAGATAAATAATGCCACTCTGCAAACACTGCTTCAAAATGGCAagacaaaacaaatgtttaagtCTTTGTCAGTAAGTAGTACAGATACCAGTACGCCAAATCCATCACAGTATGGATCTGAGGACACTAAAATGCGCTTTGGATTAGGCAGGTTTCCTCTAAAACCTAGCAACAGTGATTTATATTTAGTTCCATACAAACCAACTGGAAATCGTGCTAACATCTACGACCATTTCATTGTGTCTACCACAGTCATTGTCAATGAAATACAAGCTGTGGATGTCTTTCAAATGATAGCACAACTTTTTCCAGATGTTTTAGAGGAGCATTATAAAGTTATCCTGGATCATGATTCAATTTTTGTGACATTTAAAGTTGACTTTAGACAAATGTAA